One segment of Rubripirellula amarantea DNA contains the following:
- a CDS encoding metal-dependent hydrolase, whose translation MTKLTWLSHASWLIETGDHRVLLDPFFTDNPAAKVSEVDFADNVSHILVTHGHFDHVTDVEVIAKRCNSNVVANFEIATWFSGKEVTSTTGMNIGGSIVLPFGRVQMVPAIHSSGLPDGTYGGCAAGFVLTIQGKRIYFAGDTAYFSDMKFYASGVDVAVLPIGDLFTMGLDDSIAAIKLIEPKMVLPTHYGTWPPIDQDADAWAKQVAQAGCQAKVLAVGESFSV comes from the coding sequence ATGACGAAACTAACTTGGCTTTCCCATGCTTCTTGGTTGATCGAAACGGGCGATCATCGCGTATTGCTCGATCCGTTTTTTACGGATAATCCAGCAGCCAAAGTTTCAGAGGTCGATTTCGCGGACAACGTTTCGCACATACTGGTGACGCATGGCCATTTTGATCATGTCACCGACGTCGAAGTCATCGCCAAGCGTTGCAATTCCAACGTGGTGGCAAACTTTGAAATCGCGACTTGGTTTAGCGGCAAGGAAGTAACCAGCACCACCGGTATGAATATTGGCGGCAGCATTGTTCTTCCGTTTGGTCGGGTTCAAATGGTGCCGGCAATTCACTCTAGCGGGCTTCCGGACGGAACCTATGGGGGATGTGCCGCGGGGTTTGTGCTAACCATTCAGGGCAAGCGAATTTACTTCGCTGGCGATACGGCTTACTTCAGCGACATGAAGTTCTATGCCAGTGGTGTTGACGTCGCTGTGCTACCGATCGGTGACCTGTTCACAATGGGGTTGGACGATTCAATCGCGGCGATCAAGTTGATCGAACCCAAAATGGTTCTCCCTACGCACTACGGCACGTGGCCGCCGATCGATCAAGACGCTGACGCATGGGCTAAGCAAGTTGCTCAAGCCGGCTGCCAGGCGAAGGTGCTCGCCGTGGGCGAAAGTTTTAGCGTGTGA
- the trpB gene encoding tryptophan synthase subunit beta: MTTSPVSASASASVPDARGRFGEFGGRFVPETLTRALDELSQEYEKAKNDPSFQAELSELLRTFVGRANPLYHAKRLSKEVGGAQIWLKREDLNHTGAHKINNTLGQALLTLRMGKTRVIAETGAGQHGVASATACAHFGLPCKVYMGAEDIRRQKPNVFSMKLLGAEICSVESGSKTLRDAVNEAMRDWMSSVEDTHYIIGSVIGPHPFPMMVRDFQAVIGRETREQSVAEFGRLPDCVVACVGGGSNAAGMFYPFVEDEGVRMVGVEAGGRSHNPGDHASPLSFGSPGVLHGSYSYVMQDEDGQTCDVHSMSAGLDYPGVGPEHSYWKDSGRVDYIDCGDEAAMKSFDRLAKTEGIMCALETAHAVAKAVDIAATMSPDEHVVVCLSGRGDKDAMEIARLRGEEW; encoded by the coding sequence ATGACCACTTCACCGGTTTCCGCATCTGCATCCGCGTCCGTCCCTGATGCCCGGGGGCGTTTTGGCGAATTCGGAGGGCGGTTTGTGCCTGAAACGCTGACCCGTGCCTTGGACGAATTATCGCAAGAGTATGAAAAGGCGAAGAATGATCCCTCTTTCCAGGCCGAACTGAGTGAATTGCTACGGACGTTCGTCGGGCGGGCCAACCCGCTCTACCATGCTAAGCGGCTTAGCAAGGAAGTCGGTGGTGCACAGATATGGCTCAAGCGAGAAGACCTCAATCACACCGGCGCTCACAAAATTAATAACACGCTCGGACAAGCACTCTTGACGCTTCGAATGGGCAAAACTCGTGTGATCGCGGAAACTGGCGCAGGCCAACACGGAGTCGCTTCAGCGACCGCTTGTGCTCACTTCGGATTGCCTTGCAAGGTCTACATGGGTGCTGAGGACATTCGTCGTCAGAAACCAAACGTGTTCAGCATGAAATTGCTGGGGGCAGAGATTTGCAGTGTTGAAAGTGGATCCAAAACGCTGCGTGACGCAGTTAACGAAGCGATGCGAGATTGGATGTCTTCGGTCGAGGATACTCACTACATCATTGGCAGCGTTATCGGGCCTCACCCGTTTCCGATGATGGTTCGCGATTTCCAGGCCGTGATCGGTCGCGAAACTCGCGAGCAATCGGTGGCTGAGTTTGGCCGATTGCCAGATTGCGTGGTTGCTTGTGTCGGGGGAGGCAGCAACGCGGCGGGCATGTTCTATCCGTTTGTCGAAGACGAAGGTGTTCGCATGGTGGGCGTCGAAGCGGGCGGCCGAAGCCACAACCCCGGTGATCACGCATCACCGCTTTCCTTTGGAAGTCCTGGGGTTCTGCATGGCAGTTACAGCTACGTGATGCAGGACGAGGACGGACAAACATGTGACGTTCATTCGATGAGCGCCGGGCTTGATTATCCAGGCGTTGGACCCGAGCACAGTTATTGGAAGGATTCCGGCCGAGTCGACTACATCGATTGCGGTGACGAAGCGGCGATGAAATCGTTCGACCGCCTAGCCAAAACAGAAGGCATCATGTGTGCCTTGGAAACTGCCCACGCAGTTGCCAAGGCCGTTGACATCGCCGCCACGATGTCGCCCGATGAACATGTTGTGGTTTGCTTGTCAGGTCGCGGTGACAAGGACGCCATGGAAATTGCCCGTTTGCGTGGCGAAGAATGGTGA
- the dapB gene encoding 4-hydroxy-tetrahydrodipicolinate reductase gives MNKSIQLAVHGAAGRMGQRVLALAAEDSAIEIVAAIEHAASPKLGVDAGLNAGISALDLELSADWPAAASCVIDFSLPVAVDDCIAKCVETKTPLVMATTGLTEIQKALLHDAAKTIPIVFAPSMSMAVNLTMKVTQQITETLKNVPGGLDIEILERHHRFKADAPSGTALRFGELIAEKMDGDVTHLHGREGETGQRTRNEIGYHAIRVGDNPGEHTIVFGMLGERIEVNVAASNRDCYASGAIVAAKWLQDKSAGLYSMFDVLGL, from the coding sequence ATGAACAAATCAATTCAACTTGCCGTTCACGGAGCGGCCGGACGTATGGGACAGCGAGTCCTAGCCTTGGCCGCCGAAGATTCCGCCATTGAAATCGTTGCCGCGATTGAACATGCCGCTAGTCCCAAACTCGGCGTCGACGCCGGACTCAACGCGGGTATCTCTGCTTTGGATCTGGAATTGTCCGCTGACTGGCCAGCCGCCGCTTCCTGCGTGATCGACTTTTCGCTGCCAGTTGCCGTCGATGACTGCATCGCCAAATGCGTCGAAACCAAAACCCCCTTGGTGATGGCCACCACGGGCCTGACCGAGATCCAGAAGGCACTCCTGCACGATGCCGCCAAAACGATCCCGATCGTGTTCGCGCCAAGCATGTCGATGGCGGTGAACTTAACCATGAAAGTCACTCAGCAAATCACCGAGACGCTGAAGAACGTTCCCGGCGGACTTGACATCGAGATTCTTGAACGCCACCACCGATTCAAGGCGGATGCCCCCAGTGGAACGGCACTTCGATTTGGCGAACTGATCGCTGAAAAGATGGACGGTGACGTCACACACTTGCACGGCCGTGAAGGCGAAACCGGACAGCGAACTCGAAATGAGATCGGCTATCACGCGATACGAGTTGGTGACAATCCCGGCGAACACACGATTGTGTTTGGCATGCTAGGTGAGCGGATCGAAGTCAATGTCGCCGCGAGCAATCGCGACTGCTACGCATCGGGTGCGATCGTGGCTGCTAAGTGGTTGCAGGACAAATCGGCTGGACTGTACAGCATGTTCGATGTGCTAGGACTCTAG
- a CDS encoding MFS transporter, which produces MSGKLFNRGFMSLVASQFFGAMNDNVLKGILTFMVIDGAWAGHLGSGGQGIVGICFTIPFILLSGYAGQLADRHSKKTVTLWVKVAEIPIVLVAGLGFWMGDLWITLSALVALTCQSAFFGPAKYGMIPELVDDEQLSKANGTINMMTNVAVIVGTLVAGVVSDLYAPQDSKIAGIVSLPIITLFLIAVGGLIAALFLSPLQPGDRSLKYNFNPFSTYIETIREMSKTRLLMVMMAWGYFYLLAGIALFIVPEYTVVLGINRAEASVLMGVLGVAIGVGCAVAGLVSGNRIQPKLIPIGAFGLILFFTLLAAVPPWMPDASPMARVALSNVSFFILGAGFFAGFYIVPLQALLQKLSPDNERGRFLGTANAVSFAFLTVAALFYWAVRPAFGDKPQHIFYLSSVLMAAGAAFFLYRLRGTGLVMGKAA; this is translated from the coding sequence TTGTCAGGCAAACTATTTAATCGCGGATTCATGTCGCTCGTCGCGAGCCAGTTTTTTGGTGCGATGAATGACAATGTGCTCAAAGGCATCCTGACATTCATGGTCATCGACGGCGCTTGGGCTGGGCACTTGGGCTCCGGTGGACAAGGGATCGTGGGCATCTGCTTTACGATTCCCTTCATTTTGCTTTCCGGCTATGCGGGGCAATTGGCCGACCGCCATTCCAAGAAGACGGTGACGCTATGGGTCAAAGTCGCCGAGATCCCCATCGTCTTGGTTGCGGGCCTTGGATTTTGGATGGGGGACCTATGGATCACTTTATCAGCTCTCGTCGCGCTTACCTGCCAAAGTGCGTTCTTCGGGCCCGCCAAATACGGAATGATCCCCGAGCTTGTCGACGACGAACAACTATCCAAAGCCAATGGCACCATCAATATGATGACCAACGTTGCCGTCATTGTGGGAACGCTGGTCGCCGGCGTTGTAAGTGATTTGTATGCTCCGCAAGACAGCAAGATCGCTGGCATCGTATCGCTGCCGATCATCACGCTGTTCTTGATCGCAGTCGGTGGACTGATTGCTGCTTTGTTCCTTTCGCCATTGCAGCCAGGCGATCGGTCTCTCAAGTACAACTTCAATCCCTTTTCGACTTACATCGAAACCATTCGTGAAATGTCCAAGACACGGCTATTGATGGTGATGATGGCGTGGGGATATTTCTATCTGCTAGCTGGCATCGCACTGTTTATTGTGCCAGAGTACACGGTCGTGCTGGGAATCAACCGCGCCGAAGCAAGCGTTTTGATGGGTGTGCTAGGTGTTGCCATCGGCGTGGGCTGCGCAGTCGCGGGGCTCGTCTCGGGCAACCGAATCCAACCCAAGCTTATTCCGATCGGCGCGTTCGGATTAATCTTGTTCTTCACACTGCTGGCTGCCGTGCCACCTTGGATGCCCGATGCATCGCCAATGGCTCGTGTTGCGCTAAGCAATGTTTCGTTCTTTATTCTAGGTGCCGGCTTCTTCGCAGGTTTCTACATTGTTCCTTTGCAAGCCTTGCTGCAGAAACTTTCCCCCGACAATGAACGAGGACGATTCCTAGGCACTGCCAACGCTGTGTCGTTCGCGTTTCTAACCGTCGCAGCATTGTTCTACTGGGCGGTTCGTCCTGCGTTCGGCGATAAACCTCAGCACATCTTTTACCTCAGCAGCGTTCTGATGGCGGCCGGTGCTGCGTTCTTCCTGTATCGTTTACGTGGTACTGGACTAGTGATGGGCAAAGCAGCTTAG
- the thiC gene encoding phosphomethylpyrimidine synthase ThiC, translated as MSHTQLTAARAGEVTPEMEFVAKREDLAVELIRDEVAAGRMVIPANKVHAAGALEPMAIGIAAKCKINANIGNSAVTSNVGEELDKLHTAVHFGADTVMDLSTGKDIDNIRKKIIDASPVPIGTVPIYQMLEELGGNIEDMTAQHFLDMCEHQAKQGVDYMTVHCGVKLEHLHLSANRVTGIVSRGGSLIAKWMMVHKKQNPLYDCFDDLCEIFRQYDVTWSLGDGLRPGSIADASDEAQFAELEVLGELTKRGQKLGTQVMVEGPGHIPMHQIQMNIEKQIEICDGAPFYVLGPLVTDIAPGYDHITSGIGAAMAGWHGAAMLCYVTPKEHLGLPNEEDVKQGVIAYKIAAHAADVARGRKGAQDRDDALSKARFEFDWNEQFRLALDPETARRYHDETLPQDTFKSAHFCSMCGPKYCSMKITQEIREMAKEEQLVEIQK; from the coding sequence ATGAGCCATACCCAATTAACTGCCGCCCGCGCCGGTGAAGTCACTCCTGAAATGGAGTTCGTTGCCAAGCGTGAAGACCTCGCTGTCGAACTAATCCGCGATGAAGTCGCGGCAGGACGCATGGTAATTCCCGCGAACAAGGTTCACGCTGCTGGAGCTCTTGAACCGATGGCGATCGGCATCGCCGCCAAGTGCAAGATCAATGCGAACATTGGCAACTCTGCGGTGACGAGCAACGTAGGTGAAGAACTCGACAAGTTGCACACTGCTGTTCACTTTGGTGCGGATACGGTGATGGATTTGTCGACCGGCAAAGACATCGATAACATTCGCAAGAAGATTATCGATGCATCGCCAGTGCCTATCGGAACCGTGCCGATTTATCAAATGTTGGAAGAGCTCGGTGGCAACATCGAAGATATGACCGCGCAGCATTTCTTGGACATGTGCGAGCATCAAGCCAAGCAAGGCGTCGATTACATGACGGTCCACTGCGGTGTAAAGCTCGAACACTTGCACCTGAGTGCCAACCGCGTTACCGGAATCGTTTCGCGAGGTGGTTCGTTGATCGCGAAGTGGATGATGGTCCACAAAAAGCAAAACCCGCTTTACGACTGCTTTGATGATCTCTGCGAAATCTTCCGCCAATACGACGTGACTTGGTCACTTGGCGATGGACTTCGTCCCGGGTCGATTGCGGACGCTTCCGATGAAGCTCAATTTGCTGAACTTGAAGTGCTCGGGGAATTGACGAAGCGGGGCCAGAAGCTTGGCACCCAGGTGATGGTTGAAGGCCCCGGCCACATTCCGATGCACCAAATCCAGATGAACATCGAAAAGCAAATCGAGATTTGCGACGGTGCTCCGTTTTATGTGCTTGGTCCTCTCGTGACCGATATCGCACCCGGTTACGACCACATCACGTCGGGTATCGGGGCTGCGATGGCGGGTTGGCACGGCGCAGCGATGCTGTGTTACGTGACACCTAAGGAGCACCTCGGGCTACCCAACGAAGAAGATGTCAAGCAAGGTGTGATTGCTTACAAGATCGCCGCCCACGCGGCTGATGTGGCTCGCGGACGAAAGGGTGCGCAAGATCGCGATGATGCGTTGTCCAAGGCGCGGTTCGAATTTGATTGGAACGAACAATTCCGATTGGCGCTCGATCCCGAAACGGCCCGTCGTTACCACGATGAAACATTGCCTCAGGATACCTTCAAGAGCGCTCACTTCTGTAGCATGTGCGGACCGAAGTACTGCTCGATGAAGATCACGCAAGAAATTCGCGAGATGGCCAAAGAAGAACAGTTGGTTGAAATTCAGAAGTAA
- a CDS encoding c-type cytochrome — protein sequence MMKFQNPLRPFSHPLLATVCLVGFSVIGIGWVPLAADETVRTSSSAERGYRFLTEHPVLTSDFSQDTFDQVWQSWPEPLRRQAETATLQERRAMAFERYGLTTRPDDDSGKPLQYVVDDDGTWTMNCFSCHGGSVYGKSTPGAPNNRFALQTMTEEIRSTKFKLGRPFSRMDMGALFIPLGTTHGTTNAVVFGMGLMSSRDADLNVVNTPPTSFTHHDMDAPPWWTFHKRPYLYIDGFAEKGHRGLMQFTLIPENGPEFYRENENAFRDVYDYLASLRPPKYEGEVNVDLAEQGRVVFNQTCAECHGTYDRQFGGDDWTYPNRRIPINDIGTDPVRLKALSVEGRKKYASSWFANVGQDDQQDTIVAPDGYVAPPLDGIWASPPYFHNGSVPTLWHVLHPTQRPQVWRRISEAIDDAKMGFSIEVVDKVPLTHPDVAVRRTYFDTRRFGKSNQGHDYPDLLSEDEKNAVLEYLKTL from the coding sequence ATGATGAAGTTTCAAAATCCGTTGCGTCCATTTTCTCACCCGCTGCTTGCCACCGTTTGCTTGGTTGGTTTTAGCGTGATAGGGATTGGCTGGGTTCCGCTCGCCGCCGACGAAACCGTTCGGACTTCCAGTTCGGCTGAACGCGGATATCGGTTTCTGACCGAGCACCCGGTGCTGACCAGTGATTTTTCTCAGGACACGTTTGATCAGGTTTGGCAGTCGTGGCCTGAGCCTCTTCGCCGTCAAGCCGAAACCGCGACGTTGCAAGAACGCCGGGCGATGGCGTTTGAGCGTTACGGACTGACCACTCGTCCCGATGATGATTCCGGCAAACCGCTGCAGTACGTCGTCGACGATGATGGTACTTGGACCATGAATTGTTTTTCATGTCACGGCGGCAGTGTTTATGGCAAGTCAACGCCCGGGGCGCCCAACAATCGTTTTGCTTTGCAAACGATGACTGAAGAAATTCGGTCGACGAAGTTTAAACTCGGTCGTCCGTTCTCACGCATGGACATGGGAGCGTTGTTCATTCCTTTGGGCACGACCCATGGGACCACTAACGCAGTGGTCTTTGGGATGGGATTGATGAGCAGTCGTGACGCTGATTTGAATGTCGTTAACACTCCGCCGACTTCATTCACTCATCATGACATGGACGCTCCACCCTGGTGGACGTTTCATAAGCGACCGTATTTGTACATTGATGGATTCGCCGAAAAGGGGCATCGCGGATTGATGCAGTTCACGTTGATTCCTGAGAACGGACCAGAGTTCTATCGCGAAAATGAAAATGCCTTTCGCGATGTCTACGACTACCTCGCGTCTTTGCGACCGCCTAAGTACGAAGGCGAAGTGAACGTGGATCTCGCGGAGCAGGGCAGGGTAGTGTTCAACCAAACCTGTGCTGAATGTCACGGAACGTACGACCGTCAATTTGGAGGTGACGATTGGACCTACCCCAATCGTCGAATTCCGATCAACGACATTGGGACTGACCCTGTTCGGCTCAAGGCCTTATCAGTTGAAGGACGAAAAAAATACGCCAGTAGTTGGTTTGCGAACGTCGGCCAAGATGATCAGCAGGACACGATTGTGGCCCCCGATGGGTATGTTGCACCGCCATTGGATGGCATTTGGGCATCGCCGCCGTATTTTCACAACGGAAGTGTTCCGACACTTTGGCATGTGCTTCACCCAACTCAGCGGCCCCAGGTGTGGCGGCGGATTTCAGAGGCGATTGACGATGCGAAGATGGGGTTTTCGATCGAAGTGGTTGATAAGGTGCCGTTAACGCACCCCGATGTCGCAGTGCGGCGCACTTACTTCGACACTCGGCGTTTTGGCAAGAGTAACCAGGGGCACGATTATCCGGATTTGCTCTCTGAGGATGAAAAAAACGCAGTCTTAGAATATCTCAAAACGCTTTAA
- a CDS encoding ArnT family glycosyltransferase, whose product MKFLRDIFPAVLVFAIAVAVRVPSCYESFWVDELHSTWCVWGALGDVAPRAVVGNQSPVWFWALWLWRAIAGDSEVALRMSSVLCTAASASLLCVAMTRKFNATAGLATGLVMAVETNSIFFGTELRPYASIILLATLAVCSYLGESRSVLPIAVTTLIAAVIQPTSVVVMLGVLLLAMVDSGTLQRREKLAVVAMLMGMLAVFYFLLLPTWLVRERWGAFAVAPAFAKATEVWSWLWLWLLPLLPIALFRSKDHRKFIALGLLSVVVVFAFWFLSRTQWVHLWHRRYFIGLLPVFAVLVGGSVASMSRRRNLDWVWASVILVGLMVSQGTIRQWAANPAYLAYRGEGWREAIEWVNQSGKSAIAIEAGLIEAKSYVGNDGKLAVETLDPLMREYLLCVIEGPYRLMSEDVVPAVEPDVGERSFVTRNQVRETGKSEGGTIKRFGNVSVVLQP is encoded by the coding sequence TTGAAATTTCTTCGCGATATTTTCCCGGCTGTCCTCGTATTTGCGATCGCGGTGGCGGTTCGAGTTCCTTCCTGCTACGAAAGTTTCTGGGTCGACGAACTGCATTCGACTTGGTGCGTGTGGGGGGCGTTAGGGGATGTGGCACCGCGAGCGGTTGTTGGAAACCAATCACCAGTGTGGTTTTGGGCGTTGTGGCTGTGGCGGGCAATTGCAGGTGACAGCGAGGTGGCGCTGCGTATGAGCAGTGTTCTTTGTACGGCTGCGTCAGCATCGTTGTTGTGCGTGGCGATGACCCGAAAGTTCAACGCAACGGCTGGTCTCGCAACCGGATTGGTGATGGCGGTAGAGACGAATTCGATTTTCTTTGGGACCGAGCTTCGTCCCTATGCGTCGATCATTCTGTTGGCCACCCTGGCTGTTTGCAGCTACCTGGGTGAATCAAGGAGCGTTTTGCCGATCGCTGTCACTACGTTGATCGCGGCCGTGATTCAACCGACGAGTGTGGTGGTGATGTTAGGGGTGTTGCTTTTGGCGATGGTCGATAGTGGGACATTGCAAAGGCGAGAAAAGCTTGCAGTCGTTGCAATGTTGATGGGGATGTTAGCGGTTTTCTATTTTCTGCTGTTGCCGACTTGGTTGGTCCGCGAGCGTTGGGGGGCCTTCGCCGTTGCGCCCGCGTTTGCCAAGGCTACTGAAGTTTGGTCGTGGCTATGGCTGTGGCTATTGCCGCTTTTACCCATCGCATTGTTCCGATCGAAAGACCATCGGAAGTTTATAGCGCTGGGTCTGTTAAGCGTGGTCGTCGTGTTCGCGTTTTGGTTTTTGTCGCGGACACAATGGGTGCATCTTTGGCACCGTCGTTACTTCATCGGGCTATTGCCAGTGTTCGCCGTGTTAGTAGGCGGAAGTGTGGCATCCATGTCGAGACGACGAAATCTTGACTGGGTTTGGGCTAGCGTGATCTTGGTCGGACTAATGGTTTCCCAGGGAACAATTCGCCAATGGGCTGCCAATCCTGCTTACTTGGCCTACCGTGGCGAAGGATGGCGGGAAGCAATCGAGTGGGTTAATCAGTCCGGTAAATCAGCAATCGCGATTGAGGCAGGGTTGATTGAAGCGAAAAGCTATGTGGGGAACGATGGCAAGTTGGCAGTCGAAACTTTGGATCCCCTCATGCGAGAATACCTTCTGTGCGTCATTGAGGGGCCCTATCGGCTTATGAGCGAGGACGTGGTGCCTGCAGTCGAGCCTGATGTTGGTGAGCGAAGTTTCGTTACCCGCAATCAGGTCCGCGAGACAGGGAAGTCGGAAGGTGGCACTATCAAACGGTTTGGGAATGTAAGCGTGGTTCTGCAGCCGTGA
- a CDS encoding threonine aldolase family protein, producing the protein MIDLRSDTVTKPTPEMKRAIIDAPLGDAVIDVDPTVEKLEQRTAEILGKEAAVFMPSGSMTNQVAVRVHCERGSEFICEADCHIYHYEQGAFAGLSGLVAKTVPGDQGTLRVEHLEGKVHPENQHFTRTKLLCLENTHNRWGGRIQPQDDVVQTCWWAEGQGLKTHLDGARLWNAASATGKSEAELCEPFDSVSVCFSKGLGAPVGSALVGEKAFVEEARRARKLFGGAMRQAGIIAAGALYAIDHHRERLAIDHQHARMLGEAATSCEAFSIRGGDVHTNIVAIDIAPSWGTAQQLVDQLAEHDIQCFAIGPQAIRLVTHLDVSAEQIATACQVIKAAGG; encoded by the coding sequence ATGATTGATCTTCGCAGTGACACCGTCACGAAGCCGACGCCCGAAATGAAGCGGGCGATCATTGACGCGCCGCTGGGGGACGCGGTGATTGACGTGGACCCCACGGTCGAAAAACTGGAACAACGAACTGCCGAAATCCTGGGAAAAGAGGCTGCTGTGTTCATGCCCAGCGGCAGTATGACCAATCAAGTGGCCGTTCGGGTTCACTGTGAACGCGGCAGTGAGTTCATTTGTGAGGCCGATTGTCATATCTATCACTACGAACAGGGTGCTTTTGCCGGGCTGAGCGGTTTGGTGGCCAAGACCGTCCCGGGCGACCAGGGAACCCTGCGGGTGGAACATCTCGAAGGCAAGGTCCATCCCGAAAATCAGCATTTCACCCGTACCAAACTGCTGTGTCTAGAAAATACCCACAATCGTTGGGGAGGACGAATCCAGCCCCAGGACGACGTGGTGCAGACCTGTTGGTGGGCCGAAGGCCAGGGACTCAAGACGCATCTCGACGGAGCTCGGTTGTGGAATGCCGCTTCTGCTACTGGCAAGTCGGAAGCCGAACTGTGCGAACCCTTTGATTCGGTCAGCGTTTGTTTTAGCAAAGGCTTGGGAGCCCCGGTTGGTTCAGCTTTGGTCGGGGAGAAAGCCTTTGTCGAGGAAGCACGCCGGGCTAGAAAACTTTTCGGCGGTGCCATGCGGCAAGCGGGGATCATCGCCGCCGGCGCGCTCTATGCCATCGACCATCATCGCGAACGACTTGCCATCGATCATCAACATGCTCGGATGCTAGGTGAGGCAGCGACGAGTTGTGAAGCATTCTCGATCCGTGGCGGCGACGTGCATACCAATATCGTTGCGATCGACATTGCTCCGTCTTGGGGAACGGCTCAACAATTGGTGGATCAATTGGCTGAACATGACATTCAATGCTTTGCAATTGGTCCGCAAGCGATTCGATTGGTAACGCACTTGGATGTTAGTGCCGAGCAAATTGCAACCGCATGCCAAGTCATTAAGGCAGCGGGCGGTTGA
- the hisD gene encoding histidinol dehydrogenase: MSTASPPPLKIQQVDARSGSAEILDQLRVKLSPDGNVVSPRGRALTEEVFGKPLTPIEVVETICTDVQRDGTSALLRYNQALDKANLSAEQLRVPAADLAAAHAAADPALLASIRRIRDNVAEFQKAILHQDVTISPKPGVTLTQRYVPLRRIGVCVPGGAAAYPSTVLMTVVPAQVAGVNEIVVIAPPTPFGAYNTDMLATCHELGVTEVYRMGGAQGVAALAYGCDAVPAVDKIVGPGNLFVALAKKHVFGTVDIDSFAGPSEVIVLADETANPAFVAADLLAQAEHSPGSAILITWDETLIDKVQAELAIQVAKLSRSELTVDSLEAFGALILVRDETQGCELTDSFAPEHLHIETANPRDQIAKIRNSGAAFLGHHTPVALGDYAAGPSHVLPTGGTCTWAAGLSSNSFLRSGSITEFDEMAIKQIAPDVIALAEKEGLTAHGESVSIRVRS; encoded by the coding sequence ATGTCCACGGCCTCCCCCCCTCCTCTAAAAATTCAACAAGTTGACGCACGTAGCGGATCGGCCGAGATTCTCGACCAACTTCGCGTCAAGCTCTCGCCCGATGGCAACGTGGTTTCTCCGCGAGGCCGAGCGTTGACCGAGGAAGTGTTTGGCAAACCGCTGACCCCCATCGAAGTTGTCGAAACCATTTGCACCGATGTTCAACGGGATGGCACCTCGGCACTCTTGCGATACAACCAAGCTCTCGACAAAGCGAACCTTAGTGCTGAACAACTAAGAGTACCCGCTGCTGACTTAGCCGCGGCTCACGCTGCCGCCGATCCAGCGTTGCTCGCTTCGATTCGCCGAATTCGAGATAACGTTGCCGAGTTTCAAAAAGCGATCTTGCATCAAGACGTCACGATTTCGCCCAAGCCCGGTGTAACACTGACGCAGCGATACGTTCCTTTGCGACGAATCGGTGTGTGTGTTCCCGGCGGTGCCGCTGCCTATCCGTCGACTGTTCTGATGACCGTCGTTCCCGCTCAAGTGGCCGGCGTCAATGAAATCGTCGTCATCGCACCGCCTACTCCCTTCGGCGCCTACAACACAGATATGTTGGCAACCTGTCACGAACTTGGTGTGACGGAAGTTTACCGAATGGGTGGCGCGCAAGGTGTTGCGGCACTTGCCTACGGATGCGACGCGGTGCCCGCGGTCGACAAAATCGTTGGCCCTGGAAACCTGTTCGTCGCACTCGCTAAGAAACACGTCTTCGGTACAGTCGACATCGACTCCTTTGCCGGACCGAGCGAAGTGATCGTGCTTGCTGACGAAACTGCGAACCCTGCTTTTGTCGCTGCAGACTTGTTAGCTCAAGCCGAACACTCGCCTGGCTCTGCGATCTTGATCACGTGGGACGAAACCCTCATCGACAAAGTGCAGGCGGAACTTGCAATCCAAGTTGCAAAGCTCAGCCGTAGCGAACTCACCGTCGACTCGTTGGAAGCATTTGGGGCGTTGATTTTGGTCCGCGATGAAACGCAAGGTTGCGAGTTGACCGACTCCTTCGCTCCCGAACACCTTCACATCGAAACGGCGAACCCGCGTGATCAAATCGCAAAGATTCGCAACAGCGGAGCCGCATTCCTTGGACACCACACACCGGTGGCACTTGGCGATTATGCCGCCGGCCCCAGTCACGTTCTTCCCACCGGCGGAACATGCACTTGGGCAGCCGGCTTATCAAGCAACAGTTTCTTGCGCAGTGGTAGCATCACGGAATTTGACGAAATGGCCATAAAGCAAATCGCCCCCGATGTGATTGCATTAGCCGAGAAAGAAGGGCTCACCGCACACGGTGAAAGCGTTTCGATCCGAGTAAGATCGTGA